The genomic region TGCAATGTTCTAGAGGAATCCCTAACTCACCAATGCACGGTATAGATTTTCAATGACAAGTGAGAACGAAGGACTCATGCGGTAATTGCGTGAGCGATGATTGATGATCTAGACGTGGGGCGTGCAGTGAAGGATTGCACGTGGGAGTGATTTTCTGCGCCACTGCGTTAACTTCTCTGGTATACCGAATGTGCTCATTAGCGAGGAAACGACAACGCTTACGTGGCAAATTAAATGAGCAGAGCGAGCGGGAAATCATATGACTATGGTGGCCAGTTCAAATCCTGAAAAATCTCCTCGCCGAGCCATTCACGAGCCTTTGGTCACTGCATTTTGTTTTCGGAGATGAGCAGTGCACACATACCACCAAAAGAAAGAGAGTAATCGAGGTTTTAGTTTTAtccaaaaatagaaaaatagataAAAGGAAGCAAAGCGTTGGGTGGAAACGCTGGGCTGCTGAGCAGCCAGTCGCCAATCAGCTCGCTCATCATCAGCCAGGCACAGGTCACCGCCAGTCTGCTCGCGGAGGCAGGCAGCCTCTCTTTTGCTTTGGCTTGGGCAGAAGGCAGACAGAGAAGATCCCATCGCCCACTCGCCTCCCTTTCCCACTGCCCCCCAAATCCCTATCTCCCACTCCTCCCCACCTCACTCTCCCCCCCggtctccgccccccgccgccgccctcctccggtcATGGACAACCCCAACCACCCGCCGCCTTCCGcggcctcctccaccgccgccctccgaGCCCTCAACAAGTCCTCCTACAAGATCTCCAAGCagtcctccatctcctcctccgcttcctcctccATGAAAGCGCCTCCCCCCCCTCCGCCGTCGCTGCCCTCCCGCATGTCCCCTCCGCTCCTCGCCCCGCCGCATCCCCCCTcgtccgcccccgcccccgccgaccACCCTCCGCCCCAGCCCCCCGTATACAACATCGACAAGTCCGACTTCCGCGACGTCGTCCAGAAGCTCACCGGCTCCCCCTCCCACCTCCTGCCGCCCCAGGCCCCGGCGGCCCCTCCGCCGGCGCGGCCCGACATGGCCCCTCCGCCCCCGCGCCCCATCATGgcccctccgcctccgcctccgctgtCGGCCATCCCGTCCCGGCTCCACCGCATCCGGCCGCCGCCGCTGGCCCCGCCCCGCCCGGCGACCATCCTGCCGTCGCCGGCCCAGCCGACTCTCTCCCCTCTCCCGGCGCTCCCTTCCGTCTGCATGTCGGCGGAGTCCCCCATCTCGGCCTACATGCGCCGGCTCCGCGGGATGCCGTCGCCGATCCTCGTGCCCACATCGCCGCTCGGGTTCGGCTGCCTCCACTCGCCGCGGGCGCCGACGTCTCCCGGCGTGGCCATGCCGGCCACCAGCCCCCGCGTCCGCGACCCGTGACCAAGAAACAAcatctgccgccgcc from Triticum aestivum cultivar Chinese Spring chromosome 4A, IWGSC CS RefSeq v2.1, whole genome shotgun sequence harbors:
- the LOC123088099 gene encoding pollen-specific leucine-rich repeat extensin-like protein 1; amino-acid sequence: MDNPNHPPPSAASSTAALRALNKSSYKISKQSSISSSASSSMKAPPPPPPSLPSRMSPPLLAPPHPPSSAPAPADHPPPQPPVYNIDKSDFRDVVQKLTGSPSHLLPPQAPAAPPPARPDMAPPPPRPIMAPPPPPPLSAIPSRLHRIRPPPLAPPRPATILPSPAQPTLSPLPALPSVCMSAESPISAYMRRLRGMPSPILVPTSPLGFGCLHSPRAPTSPGVAMPATSPRVRDP